The following proteins are co-located in the Oceanimonas sp. GK1 genome:
- a CDS encoding glutathione peroxidase: protein MMTDKTGQRVPQVTFRTRQQDQWTDITSNELFSGKTVVVFSLPGAFTPTCSSTHLPRYNELAPVLFENGVDEIICMSVNDTFVMNAWLADQEAEHIRVIPDGNGEFTEGMGMLVDKRELGFGQRSWRYSMLVKDGVIEKMFIEPEKPGDPFEVSDADTMLAYINPEAAKPSAITLFSKPGCPYCARAKQMLLERNMRYEEVIIGQDATSISLKAVSGRTTVPQVFIDGRHIGGSDELAAHLG from the coding sequence ATGATGACAGACAAAACCGGCCAGCGCGTACCCCAGGTGACCTTTCGTACCCGCCAGCAGGATCAGTGGACCGACATAACCTCGAATGAACTGTTCAGTGGCAAAACCGTGGTGGTGTTCTCGCTGCCCGGCGCCTTTACCCCCACCTGTTCGTCCACGCACCTGCCGCGCTACAACGAGCTGGCGCCGGTGCTGTTTGAAAACGGTGTGGATGAGATCATCTGCATGAGCGTGAACGATACCTTTGTGATGAACGCCTGGCTGGCGGATCAGGAGGCCGAGCACATTCGAGTGATCCCCGACGGCAACGGCGAATTCACCGAGGGCATGGGCATGCTGGTAGACAAGCGGGAACTGGGCTTTGGCCAGCGTTCCTGGCGCTACTCCATGCTGGTGAAAGACGGGGTGATCGAAAAAATGTTTATCGAGCCCGAAAAGCCCGGCGATCCCTTTGAAGTGTCCGATGCCGACACCATGCTGGCCTATATCAACCCGGAAGCCGCCAAGCCCTCGGCCATTACCCTGTTCAGCAAGCCGGGCTGTCCTTACTGCGCCCGGGCCAAGCAGATGCTGCTGGAGCGCAACATGCGCTATGAAGAGGTGATCATCGGCCAGGATGCCACCAGCATCAGCCTGAAGGCGGTGTCCGGTCGCACTACCGTGCCCCAGGTGTTTATCGACGGCCGCCATATCGGCGGCAGCGACGAACTGGCCGCCCACCTGGGCTAA
- a CDS encoding YdcH family protein — MTHTLAEEFPEHAEHITALKLNDEEFARLAREYHKVNHEIEGLEACNLPISDAEFESLKLRRLELKEQIYKGWFNGRG; from the coding sequence ATGACACACACGCTTGCCGAAGAATTTCCCGAGCACGCCGAGCACATTACCGCGCTCAAGCTCAACGATGAGGAGTTTGCCCGTCTTGCCCGGGAATATCACAAGGTGAACCACGAAATAGAAGGCCTTGAGGCCTGTAACCTGCCGATTTCCGATGCGGAGTTTGAAAGCCTCAAGCTCAGGCGGCTGGAGTTAAAGGAGCAGATCTATAAAGGGTGGTTTAACGGCCGGGGCTGA
- the oxyR gene encoding DNA-binding transcriptional regulator OxyR, whose product MNLRDLEYLVALAEERHFRKAAEKCFVSQPTLSGQLRKLEDELGVLLMERTSRKVLFTPAGDAITAQARRVLAATKELRDIARTFTEPMSGELHIGLIPTVGPYLLPHIIPALRQHFPELHIFLYEAQTQVLLKQLADGELDCLILAQLDNMDNFGALALYDEPMLLAVPATHAWAGREQIRLNELKGEKLLMLEDGHCLRDQAMGFCFAAGIGEDSHFKATSLETLRNMVAAGSGLTLIPQLAVGEQSSDAGVSYLRVTDPQPSRTIALLHRAHSVRRPCFNEMAKVISTLLQERLP is encoded by the coding sequence GTGAATTTACGGGATCTGGAATACCTGGTGGCGCTCGCGGAAGAGCGCCACTTTCGCAAGGCGGCGGAAAAGTGTTTCGTCAGTCAGCCCACCCTCAGCGGCCAGCTGCGCAAGCTGGAAGACGAGCTGGGCGTGCTGCTGATGGAGCGTACGTCCCGCAAGGTGCTGTTCACCCCGGCGGGGGATGCCATTACCGCTCAGGCCCGCCGGGTGCTGGCGGCCACCAAGGAGCTGCGCGATATCGCCCGCACCTTTACCGAGCCCATGTCGGGCGAGTTGCATATCGGGTTGATTCCCACCGTCGGCCCCTACCTGCTGCCCCATATCATTCCCGCGCTCAGGCAGCATTTTCCCGAGCTGCACATCTTTCTTTACGAAGCCCAGACCCAGGTATTGCTCAAACAGCTGGCGGACGGCGAACTCGACTGCCTGATCCTGGCCCAGCTCGACAACATGGACAACTTTGGTGCGCTGGCGCTGTATGACGAGCCCATGTTGCTGGCGGTGCCTGCCACCCATGCCTGGGCCGGGCGGGAACAGATACGGCTTAACGAGCTCAAGGGCGAGAAACTGCTGATGCTGGAAGATGGCCACTGCCTGCGGGATCAGGCCATGGGCTTCTGCTTTGCCGCCGGCATCGGTGAAGACAGCCATTTCAAGGCCACCAGCCTGGAAACCCTGCGCAACATGGTGGCGGCGGGCTCGGGGCTGACCCTGATCCCGCAACTGGCGGTGGGAGAGCAAAGCAGCGACGCCGGGGTCAGCTACCTCAGGGTGACCGATCCCCAGCCCAGCCGCACCATTGCCCTGCTGCACCGGGCTCACTCGGTGCGCCGGCCCTGCTTTAACGAAATGGCCAAGGTGATCAGCACGCTGCTGCAAGAGCGCTTGCCATAA